One Phalacrocorax aristotelis chromosome 11, bGulAri2.1, whole genome shotgun sequence DNA segment encodes these proteins:
- the PIN4 gene encoding peptidyl-prolyl cis-trans isomerase NIMA-interacting 4 isoform X3 has protein sequence MAPKGKGGGKAGKGGGGGGGSGSSEGKAQGPKGGGSAVKVRHILCEKHGKAMEAMEKLKSGLRFSEVASQYSEDKARQGGDLGWMTRGSMVGPFQEAAFALPVSSMDKPVYTDPPVKTKFGYHIIMVEGRK, from the exons ATGGCTCCCAAGGGGAAGGGCGGCGGCAAGGCGGGGAAGG gtggcggcggcggcggtggcagcggcagcagcgAGGGCAAAGCCCAGGGACCGAAGGGAGGCGGCAGCGCCGTGAAG GTTCGGCACATCCTCTGTGAAAAGCACGGCAAGGCCATGGAGGCCATGGAGAAGCTGAAGTCCGGCCTGCGCTTCAGCGAAGTCGCCTCGCAGTACAGCGAGGACAAAGCCAGGCAGGGG GGAGACTTGGGCTGGATGACCAGAGGCTCCATGGTGGGACCTTTCCAGGAAGCAGCATTCGCCTTGCCCGTGAGCAGCATGGACAAGCCAGTGTATACAGACCCTCCTGTCAAAACAAAGTTTGGGTACCACATTATCATGGtggaaggcagaaaataa
- the PIN4 gene encoding peptidyl-prolyl cis-trans isomerase NIMA-interacting 4 isoform X2: MWDGEPPFLGWRNGLFPARPASSGLKLVPGRLLPPPSGRRYGTDSAAASLWEKQLVVPGESPAGGGGSPSSRHGGGGGGGSGSSEGKAQGPKGGGSAVKVRHILCEKHGKAMEAMEKLKSGLRFSEVASQYSEDKARQGGDLGWMTRGSMVGPFQEAAFALPVSSMDKPVYTDPPVKTKFGYHIIMVEGRK; this comes from the exons ATGTGGGACGGAGAGCCTCCTTTCCTTGGCTGGAGGAATGGGCTCTTCCCAGCGAGGCCGGCCAGCTCCGGGCTGAAGCTCGTCCCCGGCCGcttgcttcctcctccctccgGCCGCAGATACGGGACCGATTCTGCGGCTGCTTCACTGTGGGAAAAGCAGCTCGTGGTCCCTGGGGAGagcccggccggcggcggcggcagcccctCGTCCCGCCACG gtggcggcggcggcggtggcagcggcagcagcgAGGGCAAAGCCCAGGGACCGAAGGGAGGCGGCAGCGCCGTGAAG GTTCGGCACATCCTCTGTGAAAAGCACGGCAAGGCCATGGAGGCCATGGAGAAGCTGAAGTCCGGCCTGCGCTTCAGCGAAGTCGCCTCGCAGTACAGCGAGGACAAAGCCAGGCAGGGG GGAGACTTGGGCTGGATGACCAGAGGCTCCATGGTGGGACCTTTCCAGGAAGCAGCATTCGCCTTGCCCGTGAGCAGCATGGACAAGCCAGTGTATACAGACCCTCCTGTCAAAACAAAGTTTGGGTACCACATTATCATGGtggaaggcagaaaataa
- the PIN4 gene encoding peptidyl-prolyl cis-trans isomerase NIMA-interacting 4 isoform X1 encodes MLRLHPTAPSPPAAPRPVAGCWRGGDGRGKLWGRVHFAHDCSGNRWWWRRWPRDGSRQSGLGTSTGGTPLQKPSMAGSESGHPLPGGGGGGGSGSSEGKAQGPKGGGSAVKVRHILCEKHGKAMEAMEKLKSGLRFSEVASQYSEDKARQGGDLGWMTRGSMVGPFQEAAFALPVSSMDKPVYTDPPVKTKFGYHIIMVEGRK; translated from the exons ATGCTTCGTCTCCATCCCACGGCACCCAGCCCTCCCGCTGCTCCCAGGCCGGTGGCAGGGTGCTGGCGCGGGGGGGACGGGAGAGGGAAGCTCTGGGGACGAGTACATTTTGCACATGACTGCTCAGGAAACCGGTGGTGGTGGAGGCGGTGGCCGAGGGACGGCAGCCGGCAGAGCGGGCTGGGGACAAGCACGGGGGGGACACCCCTGCAAAAACCCAGCATGGCTGGCAGCGAAAGCGGTCATCCGCTACCGG gtggcggcggcggcggtggcagcggcagcagcgAGGGCAAAGCCCAGGGACCGAAGGGAGGCGGCAGCGCCGTGAAG GTTCGGCACATCCTCTGTGAAAAGCACGGCAAGGCCATGGAGGCCATGGAGAAGCTGAAGTCCGGCCTGCGCTTCAGCGAAGTCGCCTCGCAGTACAGCGAGGACAAAGCCAGGCAGGGG GGAGACTTGGGCTGGATGACCAGAGGCTCCATGGTGGGACCTTTCCAGGAAGCAGCATTCGCCTTGCCCGTGAGCAGCATGGACAAGCCAGTGTATACAGACCCTCCTGTCAAAACAAAGTTTGGGTACCACATTATCATGGtggaaggcagaaaataa